In Devosia beringensis, a single window of DNA contains:
- a CDS encoding substrate-binding domain-containing protein, with protein MRLKDLAEHLGLSQTTVSRALNGYPEVNEATRLRVAETATRLGYRPNANALRLATGRAGAIGMVLRGSSEFGPHTSEFLSGVGGRLAEEEIDIIVTTVQTYHEEVAAYRRLAASQKVDAIILHSPTLHDERAKLLMELNIPFVLHGRTEIGAPHAWLDIDNAGAIERATSHLLDLGHRRIALFNGFKDRTFAVHRESGYRKALAARGVPCDPALLSNAAFSDEIAFRTAHDMLELDTPPTAFLAGSMMTALGVFRAIRQAGLTLGQDVSMIAHDDVFPYLNADNMYPSMSTTRSSISLAGIRIAELILQIQAGKPVADIHEVWPVELVLRESTGPAPS; from the coding sequence ATGAGACTAAAGGATCTGGCCGAGCATCTCGGCCTGTCGCAGACCACCGTCAGCCGCGCCCTCAATGGCTATCCAGAGGTCAACGAGGCCACGCGGCTGCGCGTCGCCGAGACCGCGACACGGCTCGGCTATCGCCCCAATGCCAATGCGCTGCGCCTGGCCACCGGCCGCGCCGGCGCCATCGGCATGGTGCTGCGCGGCTCCTCCGAATTCGGCCCCCATACCAGCGAGTTCCTCAGCGGCGTCGGCGGGCGCCTGGCCGAAGAGGAAATCGACATCATCGTCACCACGGTCCAGACCTATCACGAAGAAGTCGCCGCCTATCGCCGTCTGGCCGCCAGCCAGAAGGTCGATGCCATCATCCTGCATTCGCCCACCCTGCATGACGAGCGAGCCAAACTGCTGATGGAGCTTAATATTCCATTCGTTCTGCATGGCCGCACCGAAATCGGCGCGCCCCATGCCTGGCTCGATATCGACAATGCCGGCGCCATCGAGCGCGCCACCAGCCACCTGCTCGATCTCGGCCATCGCCGCATCGCTTTGTTCAACGGCTTCAAGGATCGCACCTTTGCCGTGCACCGCGAGAGCGGCTACCGCAAGGCGCTCGCGGCCCGCGGCGTGCCCTGCGATCCGGCACTGCTGAGCAATGCCGCCTTCAGCGACGAAATCGCCTTCCGCACCGCCCATGACATGCTCGAGCTGGACACCCCGCCGACGGCCTTCCTCGCCGGCTCGATGATGACCGCGCTCGGCGTCTTCCGGGCCATTCGCCAGGCCGGGCTGACCTTGGGCCAGGACGTGTCCATGATCGCCCATGACGACGTCTTCCCCTATCTCAACGCCGACAACATGTACCCCTCCATGTCGACCACCCGCTCCTCGATCAGCCTGGCCGGCATTCGCATTGCCGAGTTGATCCTGCAGATCCAGGCCGGCAAGCCCGTGGCCGACATCCACGAGGTCTGGCCAGTCGAACTGGTTCTGCGCGAAAGCACCGGCCCGGCGCCAAGCTGA
- a CDS encoding DUF1513 domain-containing protein, producing the protein MWQRRAFLKAAGAGFAASLLPRQALALEQTELVFASAVQTASGNYGAVLLGEAGELIASIDLPDRGHDITLSREAGRGVVFARQPGTFAVVFDPSGREAPVTLTSVAGRHFFGHGVFSPDGKLLYATESDFEAAQGVVGIYDAGDGYRRIGEFPTYGTGPHEMLLMPDGVTLVVANGGIETHPDYGRTELNLETMDPSVVFIDRRDGGLVGQLRLDSGLHQLSIRHMATDGCGRVWFGCQYRGAPSESPQLVGYASMDGDIRLIELPPGTLADLRNYVGSVAASADGATIAVSSPEGDLLVAIDVEGRRPVLAQTLRNGCGLAPDGTGFVASSGLGELIGMAGAARETKRFDFQFDNHLLRVG; encoded by the coding sequence ATGTGGCAGCGCCGGGCGTTTCTGAAGGCGGCGGGGGCGGGCTTTGCCGCGAGCCTGCTGCCGCGTCAGGCGCTAGCGCTGGAGCAGACCGAACTGGTGTTTGCCAGCGCGGTGCAGACCGCCAGCGGGAACTATGGCGCCGTGCTGCTGGGCGAGGCGGGCGAGCTGATCGCCAGCATTGACCTGCCCGATCGCGGTCATGACATCACGCTGAGCCGCGAGGCCGGGCGCGGCGTGGTGTTCGCCCGCCAGCCGGGGACCTTTGCCGTGGTCTTCGACCCCAGCGGCAGGGAAGCGCCGGTGACGCTGACCAGCGTGGCGGGGCGGCACTTTTTCGGCCATGGCGTGTTCTCTCCGGACGGCAAGCTGCTCTACGCCACCGAGAGCGATTTTGAAGCCGCGCAGGGCGTGGTGGGGATATATGACGCCGGTGACGGCTATCGCCGGATCGGCGAATTTCCCACTTATGGCACCGGTCCGCATGAAATGTTGCTGATGCCCGATGGGGTCACGCTGGTGGTGGCCAATGGCGGGATCGAGACGCATCCCGATTATGGCCGGACCGAATTGAATCTCGAGACCATGGACCCTTCGGTGGTGTTCATCGACCGCCGCGACGGTGGCCTCGTGGGGCAGTTGCGGCTCGATTCCGGGCTGCACCAGCTATCGATCCGCCACATGGCGACTGATGGATGTGGCCGGGTCTGGTTCGGCTGCCAATATCGCGGCGCGCCCAGCGAGAGCCCGCAACTGGTGGGCTATGCCAGCATGGATGGCGACATCAGGCTGATCGAGTTGCCGCCCGGCACGCTGGCCGACCTGCGCAATTATGTCGGTTCGGTTGCCGCCTCGGCCGACGGGGCGACCATCGCGGTGTCCTCGCCTGAGGGCGACCTGCTGGTGGCGATCGACGTCGAGGGACGCCGACCGGTGCTGGCGCAGACGCTGCGCAATGGCTGTGGCCTGGCGCCGGACGGCACGGGATTTGTTGCCAGCAGCGGGCTGGGCGAACTGATCGGCATGGCCGGCGCGGCGCGGGAAACCAAGCGCTTCGACTTCCAGTTCGATAACCACCTGCTGCGGGTGGGGTAG
- a CDS encoding di-heme oxidoreductase family protein produces the protein MKTRLTLALVALLAGGIVFARDGVVRSDLKPEDLVRVQQVTAPTTDFSKAENFEGKPAGKGTTSFAPNADSFSHFLDNLSFEQEEQFKLGNALFRKIWVSSPSSTQASDGLGPLFNARGCQSCHIKDGRGHPPFEGQGENVSMFLRLSVPPGADDPRPRIDGVTDEEVGDPIYGGQLQDFAVPGLAAEGRMVIDYSDLPVTLGDGTVVTLRSPAYSVADLNYGPLADDIMLSPRLANPMSGLGLVEAIPAEDILAHADPEDSNGDGISGRANWTIEPVSQSVMLGRFGWKAGKASVRSQSAAAFAGDIGIATPLVDAPHGDCTTKQAECLAMPTGVQTRLGPSEAPDPVLDLVTFYAQTLGVPERRDVDAPEVLRGKQAFYEAGCASCHVPKFVTSRDAENPAHRFQLIWPYGDFLLHDMGEGLADHRPEGQADGYEWRTAPLWGIGLTETVSGHTFFLHDGRARNLTEAILWHGGEAQAARDDFAGMSKATRDDLLSFLGSL, from the coding sequence ATGAAAACCCGCCTCACCCTTGCCCTTGTTGCGCTGCTGGCCGGCGGGATTGTCTTTGCCCGGGATGGCGTCGTGCGAAGCGATCTGAAGCCGGAGGATCTGGTGCGGGTGCAGCAGGTGACGGCGCCGACAACGGACTTCAGCAAGGCCGAGAATTTCGAGGGCAAGCCGGCGGGCAAGGGCACGACGAGTTTTGCGCCCAATGCCGACTCCTTCAGCCACTTCCTCGACAATCTGAGCTTTGAACAGGAAGAGCAGTTCAAGCTGGGCAATGCGCTGTTCCGCAAGATCTGGGTGAGTTCGCCCAGTTCGACCCAAGCGTCGGACGGGCTGGGGCCGCTGTTCAATGCGCGTGGCTGCCAGAGCTGCCACATCAAGGACGGGCGCGGCCATCCGCCCTTCGAGGGGCAGGGTGAGAATGTGTCGATGTTCCTGCGCCTGTCGGTGCCGCCGGGGGCGGATGATCCGCGGCCGCGCATTGACGGGGTGACGGACGAAGAGGTGGGTGACCCCATCTATGGCGGCCAGCTGCAGGACTTTGCCGTGCCCGGCCTTGCGGCCGAGGGGCGGATGGTGATCGACTACAGCGACCTGCCGGTGACGCTGGGCGACGGTACGGTGGTGACGCTGCGGTCACCAGCCTATTCGGTTGCCGATCTCAATTACGGGCCGCTGGCGGATGACATCATGCTGTCGCCGCGGCTGGCCAATCCGATGAGCGGGCTGGGGCTGGTCGAGGCCATTCCGGCCGAAGACATCCTGGCCCATGCCGATCCTGAGGACAGCAATGGCGACGGCATTTCCGGGCGTGCCAACTGGACGATCGAACCGGTCAGCCAGTCGGTGATGCTCGGCCGCTTCGGCTGGAAGGCCGGCAAGGCCAGCGTGCGCAGCCAGTCGGCCGCTGCCTTTGCCGGCGATATCGGCATTGCCACGCCGCTCGTGGATGCGCCGCATGGCGACTGCACCACCAAACAGGCCGAATGCCTGGCCATGCCGACCGGCGTGCAGACGCGTCTGGGACCTTCCGAGGCGCCCGACCCAGTGCTCGACCTGGTGACCTTCTATGCGCAGACCCTAGGCGTGCCGGAGCGCCGCGATGTCGATGCGCCAGAAGTATTGCGCGGCAAGCAGGCGTTTTACGAGGCCGGTTGCGCCAGCTGCCACGTGCCCAAATTCGTCACCAGCCGGGACGCGGAGAATCCGGCCCACCGGTTCCAGCTGATCTGGCCCTATGGCGATTTCCTGCTGCATGACATGGGCGAGGGCCTGGCCGATCACCGGCCGGAGGGGCAGGCAGACGGCTATGAGTGGCGCACGGCGCCGCTCTGGGGGATCGGGCTGACAGAAACCGTTTCGGGGCACACATTTTTCCTGCATGATGGCCGCGCGCGCAATCTGACCGAAGCCATATTGTGGCATGGCGGAGAAGCCCAGGCGGCGCGCGACGACTTTGCCGGGATGTCGAAAGCCACCCGCGATGACCTGCTGAGCTTTCTGGGATCCCTTTGA
- a CDS encoding S66 peptidase family protein has protein sequence MNAVFPRPLQPGDKIRFVSPASPCQRSDIEETAEALRHWGLEVDFGEHAFERLNYLAGTDEQRLYDVNAALRDPQVRAIFATRGGKGSYRIADALDFAAARNDPKFVVGFSDITILQLALWKHGVGGAVHGAFQGDERDWERQADIAPLKAILMGSPATVLTPQPEEPTASLTTGGTAQGALLGGNLDMIATAAGWALPPLDGCILLLEAVNMFIGQVDRQLTMLRKGGHLDGVAAIAIGQFTDFKPSGTLTITDLLREHLQPLGIPLLGGLPLGHGPGARSILMGRPTTLDADRRELRVAG, from the coding sequence ATGAATGCTGTTTTCCCGCGACCGCTGCAGCCCGGCGACAAGATCCGCTTCGTCTCTCCAGCCAGTCCCTGTCAGCGGTCAGATATCGAAGAAACCGCCGAGGCTCTCCGGCACTGGGGGCTGGAGGTCGATTTTGGCGAACATGCCTTTGAGCGGTTGAACTATCTGGCCGGCACTGACGAACAGCGCCTTTACGATGTCAACGCGGCACTGCGTGATCCGCAGGTAAGGGCGATATTCGCCACGCGCGGCGGCAAGGGATCCTACCGCATTGCCGACGCGCTCGATTTTGCCGCCGCCCGCAACGACCCCAAATTCGTGGTGGGCTTCAGTGACATCACCATCCTGCAACTGGCGCTCTGGAAGCACGGCGTTGGCGGGGCCGTGCATGGTGCGTTTCAGGGCGATGAGCGGGACTGGGAGAGGCAGGCCGATATTGCGCCGCTCAAGGCGATCCTGATGGGCAGTCCGGCCACTGTCTTGACGCCCCAGCCGGAAGAGCCAACCGCCAGCCTCACCACAGGCGGCACCGCCCAGGGTGCTCTGTTAGGCGGCAATCTTGACATGATCGCCACCGCGGCAGGCTGGGCCCTGCCCCCGCTGGATGGCTGCATCCTGCTGCTCGAAGCGGTTAATATGTTCATCGGGCAGGTCGACCGGCAACTGACCATGCTGCGCAAGGGTGGTCATCTTGATGGTGTCGCCGCCATTGCCATAGGGCAGTTCACCGACTTCAAGCCGAGCGGCACGCTGACCATAACCGACCTGTTGCGGGAGCATCTGCAGCCGCTCGGCATTCCGCTGCTGGGCGGTCTCCCGCTCGGTCACGGCCCCGGCGCCAGAAGCATCCTGATGGGACGACCCACGACGCTTGATGCCGACAGGCGCGAGCTCAGGGTTGCAGGATAA
- a CDS encoding ABC transporter substrate-binding protein, with protein sequence MKLTMMTTAMLLGISLTATNVQAQELMFPKGEGAFSWAALEEFAAAHSDLAGQTLTIWGPWREGGDQEMFESVLAYFEDATGATVNYASSENYEQQAQIDAAAGSSANITILPQPGLLADMASKGYLVPLSDEVKAAVESGNAAGSSFVSLGTYANASGEEAFYAVPYKSDLKSLVWYSPDNFADAGYEVPQSYEELKTLTETMVADGVTPWCIGLGSGGATGWPATDWIEDIMLRINTPEDYDAWVSNELKFNDPKVVAALEEFGWFAKDDAKVAGGVAAVGTTDFRESPLGLFAVPPACYMHHQASFIPSFFPEGTELGTDADFFYFPASTERDLGQPVLGAGTLAVVTKDSPAAQAFIDFLMNPISNEIWMAQSGFLSTLLAANVETYANDTLKGEGQILLDATTFRFDGSDLMPGAIGAGSFWTGMVDFVGGKSAQQVGDEIQASWDAIN encoded by the coding sequence ATGAAGCTCACCATGATGACAACGGCAATGCTGCTGGGCATTTCGTTGACGGCGACCAATGTGCAGGCGCAGGAACTGATGTTCCCCAAGGGCGAAGGCGCCTTCAGCTGGGCAGCGCTCGAAGAATTTGCCGCCGCCCATAGCGATCTGGCGGGCCAGACCCTGACCATTTGGGGTCCATGGCGCGAAGGCGGCGACCAGGAAATGTTTGAAAGCGTGCTGGCCTATTTCGAGGATGCCACCGGCGCAACGGTGAACTACGCCTCCTCGGAAAACTACGAGCAGCAGGCACAGATCGATGCTGCCGCCGGCTCGTCGGCCAATATCACCATCCTGCCGCAGCCAGGCCTGCTGGCCGACATGGCCTCCAAGGGCTATCTCGTGCCGCTGTCGGACGAGGTCAAGGCGGCCGTTGAATCCGGCAATGCTGCCGGTTCGTCCTTCGTCTCGCTGGGCACCTATGCCAATGCGAGCGGCGAAGAGGCCTTCTATGCCGTGCCCTACAAGTCGGACCTGAAGTCGCTGGTGTGGTACTCGCCGGACAATTTCGCCGATGCCGGCTATGAAGTGCCGCAGAGCTATGAAGAGCTCAAGACGCTCACCGAGACCATGGTTGCCGATGGCGTGACGCCATGGTGCATCGGCCTGGGTTCGGGCGGCGCGACCGGCTGGCCGGCGACCGACTGGATCGAAGACATCATGCTGCGCATCAATACGCCGGAAGATTATGATGCCTGGGTCAGCAATGAACTCAAGTTCAACGATCCAAAGGTCGTGGCTGCGCTCGAGGAATTCGGCTGGTTCGCCAAGGATGATGCCAAGGTTGCCGGTGGCGTCGCTGCCGTGGGCACCACGGACTTCCGCGAAAGCCCGCTCGGTCTCTTTGCCGTGCCGCCAGCCTGCTACATGCACCACCAGGCCTCGTTCATTCCGTCCTTCTTCCCTGAAGGCACCGAACTGGGCACCGATGCGGACTTCTTCTACTTCCCCGCTTCGACCGAACGCGATCTGGGCCAGCCCGTGCTCGGCGCCGGTACTCTTGCCGTAGTCACCAAGGATTCCCCTGCTGCCCAGGCCTTCATCGACTTCCTGATGAACCCGATCTCCAACGAGATCTGGATGGCTCAGTCCGGCTTCCTGTCGACGCTGCTGGCTGCCAATGTCGAGACCTATGCCAATGACACCCTCAAGGGTGAAGGCCAGATCCTGCTCGACGCGACCACGTTCCGCTTCGACGGGTCCGATCTGATGCCAGGCGCCATCGGCGCCGGCAGCTTCTGGACCGGCATGGTGGACTTTGTCGGCGGCAAGTCTGCACAGCAGGTTGGCGACGAAATCCAGGCAAGCTGGGACGCCATCAACTAA
- a CDS encoding imelysin family protein, which produces MISFSTRGLRRLALALTLSVMPVAAFAAPPAEADVLSHYADIALASYEDALSTAKALDAAVDALITAPSDATLEAARAAWKTARVPYQQSEAFRFGNPIVDEWEGRVNAWPLDEGLIDYVDASYGSESDSNGLYVANVIANPKLAIDGVELDATEITPALLQTQLQEAAGVESNVATGYHAIEFLLWGQDLNGTGPGAGARPFTDYSTAEHADRRAAYLKAASSLLVADLEEMVGNWTADGAARAALPEQGISTILTGMGSLSFGEVAGERMKLGLLLHDPEEEHDCFSDNTHASHLNDAVGIQNVYLGQYTRVDGTVIEGPSLAQVIADKDAALDGEIQALLADTVAKMQVMADRAEGGEAYDQQIGEGNAEGNAVVQAAIDGLIAQTRGIERAVALLELGDAVTIEDSDSLSNPDAVFQ; this is translated from the coding sequence ATGATCTCGTTCAGCACGCGCGGTCTGCGCCGTCTTGCCCTTGCCCTGACCCTGTCGGTCATGCCCGTAGCGGCCTTTGCCGCTCCGCCGGCGGAAGCCGATGTGCTCAGCCACTATGCCGACATTGCGCTGGCCAGCTATGAAGATGCGCTGAGTACGGCCAAGGCGCTCGATGCGGCCGTGGATGCGCTGATCACGGCCCCGAGCGACGCGACGCTGGAGGCGGCCCGGGCGGCCTGGAAGACGGCGCGCGTGCCCTATCAGCAGAGCGAGGCCTTCCGCTTCGGCAATCCCATTGTCGATGAATGGGAAGGACGGGTGAATGCCTGGCCGCTCGACGAAGGTCTGATCGACTATGTCGACGCCAGCTATGGCAGCGAGAGCGACAGCAATGGCCTCTATGTCGCCAATGTCATCGCCAATCCCAAGCTGGCCATTGATGGCGTCGAACTGGATGCGACCGAGATCACGCCGGCACTGCTGCAGACGCAGTTGCAGGAGGCGGCGGGCGTCGAGTCCAATGTGGCCACCGGCTACCACGCCATCGAGTTCCTGCTGTGGGGCCAGGACCTGAACGGCACCGGCCCAGGTGCCGGTGCACGACCCTTTACGGATTACTCGACGGCCGAGCATGCCGACCGCCGCGCCGCCTATCTCAAGGCGGCGTCGAGCCTGCTGGTCGCCGATCTCGAGGAGATGGTGGGCAACTGGACGGCGGACGGCGCGGCCCGGGCGGCCCTGCCCGAGCAGGGCATTTCGACCATCCTGACCGGCATGGGCTCGCTGAGCTTTGGCGAGGTGGCTGGCGAGCGCATGAAGCTGGGCCTGCTGCTGCACGATCCTGAAGAAGAGCATGACTGCTTTTCGGACAATACCCATGCCTCGCACCTCAATGATGCGGTGGGCATCCAGAACGTCTATCTGGGGCAATATACCCGCGTGGACGGCACAGTGATCGAGGGCCCATCGCTGGCCCAGGTTATCGCCGACAAGGATGCGGCATTGGACGGGGAAATCCAGGCGCTGCTGGCCGATACCGTCGCCAAGATGCAGGTCATGGCCGACCGCGCCGAGGGTGGCGAGGCCTATGACCAGCAGATCGGCGAAGGCAATGCAGAGGGTAATGCCGTGGTGCAGGCGGCGATCGACGGACTGATCGCCCAGACCCGCGGCATCGAGCGGGCCGTGGCGCTGCTCGAACTGGGCGATGCGGTGACGATCGAGGACAGTGACTCGCTGTCAAACCCGGATGCCGTGTTCCAATAG
- a CDS encoding imelysin family protein, whose amino-acid sequence MRLMIIAALMLAFAGAASAQETTPGEVLHAAVVDVIRPNMLRLDAGARGLDSAMTALCAVPSQDGVAIAAQQFKQVVGAYGRIDFLRIGPLMEDNRADRLLFWPDRRGIGLKQVQAILAEEDATATDLAGLRAKSVAVQGLGALEFVLFGTGAESLTDATGAFRCAYGQAIAGNIAGMAKEMVAGWYVPGGIADHLQSPQPDYADYRSETEAMEALVGLVSHGLEGLRDKHLLPFMASDGGPAKPKLAAFWRAGMTMAFVRANVDGMAELVARSGMARAVGEANRGLDNSIQFEFRNAVRALDLVTLPVEAAVADDKQAAALSYLVLVTGSLQAMVGEQLPTALGLSVGFSSLDGD is encoded by the coding sequence ATGCGCTTGATGATAATTGCCGCGCTGATGCTCGCCTTTGCCGGGGCCGCATCGGCGCAGGAGACGACGCCCGGAGAAGTGCTGCACGCCGCCGTTGTCGATGTGATCCGCCCCAATATGCTGCGGCTTGACGCGGGCGCGCGCGGGCTCGACAGCGCCATGACCGCGCTCTGTGCCGTGCCGTCGCAGGATGGCGTGGCGATCGCAGCCCAGCAGTTCAAGCAGGTTGTAGGCGCCTATGGCAGGATCGACTTCCTGCGCATCGGGCCGCTGATGGAAGACAACCGGGCCGACCGTCTGCTGTTCTGGCCGGACCGGCGCGGTATCGGGCTCAAGCAGGTACAGGCGATCCTGGCCGAGGAAGATGCGACCGCGACCGACCTGGCCGGCCTGAGGGCCAAGAGTGTGGCCGTACAGGGACTGGGGGCGCTCGAATTCGTGCTGTTCGGCACCGGGGCAGAGAGCCTGACCGATGCGACAGGCGCGTTCCGCTGCGCCTATGGACAGGCGATTGCCGGCAATATTGCCGGCATGGCCAAGGAAATGGTGGCGGGGTGGTATGTGCCGGGTGGCATTGCCGACCATTTGCAGAGCCCGCAGCCGGACTATGCCGACTATCGCTCGGAAACCGAAGCCATGGAGGCGCTGGTGGGGCTGGTGTCGCACGGCTTGGAAGGGTTGCGCGACAAGCATCTGCTGCCGTTCATGGCCAGCGATGGCGGCCCCGCCAAGCCCAAGCTGGCAGCGTTCTGGCGCGCCGGCATGACAATGGCATTCGTGCGCGCCAATGTGGACGGCATGGCCGAGCTGGTCGCCCGTTCCGGGATGGCGCGGGCGGTGGGCGAGGCCAATCGGGGCCTCGACAACTCCATCCAGTTTGAATTCCGCAATGCGGTGCGGGCGCTCGACCTGGTGACGCTGCCGGTCGAGGCGGCGGTGGCCGACGACAAACAGGCGGCGGCGCTCAGTTATCTGGTGCTGGTGACCGGTTCGTTGCAGGCGATGGTCGGCGAGCAATTGCCAACGGCGCTCGGCCTCAGCGTCGGATTTTCCTCGCTGGACGGAGATTAG